The DNA sequence TCAGCGCCCCGGCCTACACCAGGAAATACATGGACTGAGATGTCGCTGCTCGGTCGTTTCCTGGGGGGAGGGCGCAACAAGGCCTATGCCGAAGGGGTGACCCACCTCGAGGAAGGCCGCTTCGCCGCCGCGGTCGATTGCCTGCGGGTGGCGGCCCTCGGCGATTCGGGCACCCCATCGGGCTCCCTCGCGAGCTTCCACTTCCGGCAGGCCCTCCTCAGGGAGGGCCGCCGTCTTTTGCGGTCCGAGCAGAAGGCCGCGGCCGTGCCCTACTTCGCCGAAGCCGTCAAGCTGTGGGACCAGTATCCGGACCTGCACTGCCTGCTCGGCGCGGCGCAGGGGCTGGCCGGCGACTGGGACCGCGGGCTGGACGAGGCGCGCCGGGCCCTGCGCCTGAATCCGGACTACGCCGAAGCCCGCCTGCTCGAAGCGGTGGCCCTGCAGCAGGCCGAGCGCCTGCGCGAGGCGGCCGACAGCCTGAACAAGCTGGTCGAGTCGGGCCGGCGGGTCGATCACTGGCTCATCGCCGGCCTGACCGAACAGGGGCCCTTCACCGACCGGACGCTGCCCGGCGACCTCGCCGGACTGCTCGAGCGCAGCCTGAGCGGCCAGTCGGAGAAGGAAGAGGTCGCCTCGGCGGTGGCCCTGTGCCGCGCCGGCAAGTGGGAGGACGGGCTCGAACGCTTCGCGGCCCTCGTCGAGCGGCGCCCGCGCTACCCGGACTACCGGACCCGCCACGCGGCGGCGCTGTTCCAGGTGGGGCGCAACGACCAGGCCCTGGCCGAGGTCGAGGCGGCCCTGGCCCTGAACGACGCGTACCGCACGGCGGTCGACCTGAAGGGCCTGATCCTGGCCGACACCGGCCGCCTGCGCGAGGCCGCGGCCTTCCTGGCCGAGGCCGACGGGAACCTGGCCGACGCCAAGCCCGCCAGCACCCACGAGGCCATGTTCGCCGCCTATCTGCGGGCGGTGCTGGCCCTGCTGTCCGGCCGCCCCGATTCGGTGCGCGACGTGCTCGGCGAGTGGCCCGAACTGCCCCGCAACTTCGCGCGGGCCGAGCTGCTCCTGGCCGCGGCCGAGGACCTGACCGGGCAGCCGGCGCCGGCCCACCGCCGCCTGGCCGCCCTGGCCGCCGAATGGAGCGCCGAACCGCTGTACGCCTTCCTGCTCGCCTGCGCCCACCTGGCTCATGACCGCCCCCAGGACCTGGCCGGTGTGCTCGGGCGGTGGCCCGCGGCCGGTCGAGACGAGACCGACGACCGCCCGCTGTACCTCGAGGCCCTCATGGCCGTGCGCCAGGGGCGGGTGCCGCCCATGCCGGACCCGGCGGAGGACGATCGGACCGACGCCGACGCCGACAGCGGCGGCAAGGGCGACCCGGCCGGGGAGCGCGCCTCCGGCGGCGGCATCGACGACTGGGCGTGGCGCCTGCTGCGGGCCCGGTCGGAGTTCCTGCAGGGGGCGGACACGCGCTGCTGGGCCACGTGCGAGGCCCTGGTGGCCGAGGGGGCGGCGAGCGAGGACCTGGTGCGGCTGCAGACCCGCGCGGCGGTCACCGCCACCGGCGACGTGCCCGCGGACTGGAGCCCGGCGCCGGTGCTGCCGGCGGCCGTGCTGGCGCCGGCGGTGCATCTGGCCGTGAACCGGGATCGCGCCGACGACGCGGCCGGCCGCGTGGCCTCGCTGCGGCGGCTGCAACCGGAAGTGCTGGCGGGTTACTGGCTGGACGCGGCGTTCTGGCTGCAGCCGGTCCGGGGCTGGATCGCCTGAGCCGCGCTCAGGCGGGCTGGGTCGAGACGGCCAGCAGGCGGCGCACCTCGGCCGAGAGGACGTCCAGGTCGTAGGGCTTGTTCATGTAGGCGTCGGCCTGGTACTGGAAGCCGCGCACCTTGTTGCGCTCGTCCTCGCTGGCCGTGAGGATCATGATCGGGACCTCGGTCATGGTCATGATGGAGCGGACGCGCTTGAGGAAGCCGAAGCCGTCCATGACGGGCATCATCAGGTCGAGGATGACCATGTCGGGGGCGTTCTCGCGGGCGGAGCGGAACCCCTCGGCGCCGTTGCCGGCCTCGGTCACCTCGTAGCCCTCGCTGTGCAGCTGCAGCTTGAGGATCGTGCGGAGGTCCGGATCGTCCTCGACGATCAGGATTCGGGGTTTCGCGGCGTCCGTCATGGCAGTATCTTAACCCTTCCTGGTGGGGGAACCGCGGCCGGTTCCCGCGTGTTTCTCCCTCCGATATCGGTTTCCCGGCCCGGGACTTGAACCCGAATCCACCCGCTCCCCGAGGTGTCGTCTTCCATGCGCTGCGACCGCGTCCGCCCTTTTGCCGCCGTTCTTCCGCTCCTGCTGGGCCTGTCGCTGCTGCCCGCGGGGCCGGCGGCGGGCCAGGATGACCCGGCGGCGCCCCCGGCGGCCACCGCGACCGACGATTGCAGCGAAGGCAAGGCCCTGTACCGCAGTGCCCGCTTTCCGGAGGCCCGCGCGGCCCTGCAGCGCTGCCTCGAGGCCAACGGCCCCGCGGTCGACGTGCTGCTGCCCCTGGTGGTCATGGGCGTGCAGGCCGGGCGGCTGACCGAAGCCGTGGAGTACGGCGCGGCGGCGGTGGAGACGGCGCCGAACGATCCGGAGGCCCGCTACTGGTACGGGCGGGCCCTCCTGCGGGCCGAGCGCCCCGCCGACGCCAAGGCCCAGTGGGAGGCCGGCCTGGCCAACGGCGTCGACCACGTGGGGCTGCTGGAGGGGCTGGCGCGGCTGGCCCTGGCCGAGGGCGAACCGGCCAAGGCCTACCAGCTGCTCACCCAGATGCAGCGGCTCGGCACCGACGAACCGTGGCTCGATCGCCTGATGGCCGACATCGCCGCCGGCAAGGGCCTCTGGACCCAGAGCCTCGGCCACCTGGAGGCGGCCATGGCCCGCGAGGGCGGCGGCAGCGCCACCGACCTGCTGACGGCCTCGGAGCTGAGCATCCTGGCCGGGCGCAAGGAGGCCGCGGTGGGGTTCTGCCGCGAGGCCGTGGCCCGCGAGCCCGGCGCCGCCACCTACGGCGGTCTGGGCGAGGCGTTCTTCGCTCTCGAGCAGGTCGACTCGGCCACGGTCTACCTGCGGCGGGCCATCGAGCAGGATCCGGACAACGCCCGCTTCCGCTTCAACCTCGCCAACGCGCTCGAGGTCTCCGGACAGGTCGAGGAGGCCGACTACCACTTCCGGGTCTTCCTGCAGCAGGTGCCCGAGGATCCCGTCGGGCACTTCAACTACGGCATCCACCTGGAGAAGATGGGGCGCACGGCCGAGGCCCTCGACGAGGTGAGCCAGGCCATCAGCCTCGATCCGCGCATGCTCACCGCGCGGGTGGTGCGGATCCAGCTGCTCGAATCGCTCGGACGCTGGGACGAGGCGCTGCTCGACCTCGGCACATTGCGCGACCTGGACAAGGCGAACCAGGCCGACCTGGCGGCCTGGCAGGACCGCCTCGTGGCCGAGCGCGACGCGGCCCTCGGGCAGACCAACGCGGGCCTCGTGCACCTGCAGCATCTGGTGCTGGGCTCGGCCGACGTGGTCGAGCTGGTGCAGAAGGAGCTGGCGGCGGGGAAGGACTTCACGTCGCTGGTGGTGCGGTTCTCGAGCGGGCCGGCGGCGGCGCGGGGCGGCGACATCGGGTGGGTCGATCCGGAGCAGATGCTGGCGCCGCTGGGGGAGGCCATCGCCGCCCTGGGCATGAACGAGATCAGCCCTCCGATAGAATCGAAAGGGCTGTATCACATTTTCAAGAGAATTCCGTAGACGCCGCGGCGTCTCGAGCGTCGGGGGGCCTGGGGGCGGGCCGCGGTGCGGTGCCGGCTCAGACGACCTTCTTGACGCTGCCCGTACGGATGCACCGGGTGCACACGTAGCCGCGCTGCACCTTGCCGTCCATCTCGAAACGGATCTTCTGCAGGTTGGGCAGCCAGCGATGACGGGTCTGGTTGTGCGCGTGGCTCACACGATTCCCGTACTGCGGGCCCTTGCTGCAGATCGAGCACTTCCTGCTCATGGGTCGTTCCTCCTGGGAGTTGAATTCACAGGTCGGGCAATTTAACATCCCGATCGGTGCTCAGCAAGAATTTATCTCAGGGGAAGGGCTCCCGGTGCGGGGGCCGCCCGGACCCGCGGAAAGCCATGAAACCGGAATTCAGCCTCGCCACCCCCGTCCAGTTCCTCAAGTCCGTCGGACCCGCCCGGGCCCGGGCCCTGACCCGCCTCGGCATCGCGACCGTGGGCGACCTGCTGGCCCACTACCCCCGCCGCTACTTCGACCGCACGAGCTGCCAGCCCATCGGCCGGGCCCGCCCCGGCCAGGAGATCACCGTCCTGGGCGAGGTGCTCACCTGCAGCGACCGCCGCACCCGGCGGGGCGGCAACCTGCTGACGGTCACCCTCGGCGACGACACGGGCGTGGTGTTCTGCGTGTGGTTCAACCAGAAGTTCCTGCAGCAGCAGTTCAAGCCGGGCCGCAAGGTCATGGCCAGCGGCGTGGTGCAGTTCCACGGCGGGCGACCGCAGCTGGCGCATCCGGATTTCGAGGTGCTCGAGGCCCCGCCGGAGGGCGCGGACGCCACGCCCGGCCTGCACACCGGCCGCATGGTGCCCGTCTACGGCCTCACGGCGGGCATCGGGCAGTATTGGCTGCGGGGGCTGATCGACCAGGCCCTGACCCGCGCCGAGGCCCGCCACGCCGAGAGCCTGCCGCCCGAACTCGTGCGCCGGCATGGGTTTCCGGGGCGCGGCGAGGCCCTGCGCAACATCCACTTCCCCGCCGACCGCGGCGCCCTCGCGCGGGCCACGGCCCGCCTCAAGTACGAGGAGCTCTTCGCGGTGCAGATGCTCATGGCGCTGCGCCGGCGGGCGCACCGGCAGGAGGCGGGCATCCGCCTCGACCGTCCGGGCGACCTGACCCCGCGGCTCGTGCAGGGGCTGCCCTTCGAACTGACCGGGGCCCAGCGGCGGGCCCTGAAGGAGATCCTGGCCGATCTGCGCTCGGGGCGGCCCATGCACCGGCTGCTGCAGGGCGACGTGGGCTCGGGCAAGACCCTCGTGGCCCTGATCGCGGCGCTCTTCGTGATCGAGCAGGGGCACCAGGCGGTGCTGATGGCGCCGACCGAGGTCCTGGCCCGGCAGCACGGCCGGGGGGTGAGCGGCCTGTGCGAGCAGGTGGGCGTGACCGTCGAGACCCTGACCGGCAGCACCCCGGCGGCGCAGCGGCGGGCGATCCTGGCCGGGGTGGCGGCCGGCGAGATCGATCTGCTGGTGGGCACCCACGCCGTGATCCAGGACGACGTCCGCATCCCGCGGCTGGCCCTGGCCATCGTCGACGAGCAGCACCGCTTCGGCGTGCGCCAGCGGGGCGCCTCGGGGGCGGCGGCCGAGACGGGGCTGCCGGCCCACCTGCTGGTCATGAGCGCCACGCCCATTCCCCGCAGCCTCTCGCTCACCCTGTACGGCGACCTCGACCTGTCCCTCATCGACGAGCTGCCGGCCGGCCGCCAGCCCATCGAGACCCGCCTCGTGCGGGAGAAGGACGAGGACGACGTGTGGGAGGGCTGCCGGCGGGAAATGGCGGCCGGGCGCCAGGCCTACGTCATCTCGCCGGTTATCGAGGAGACCGAGGGGCAGGACCTCAAGGCCGCCACGGTCGAGTTCGAACGGCTGCGCGACGAGGTCTTTCCCGAGTTCGCGGTGGCCCTGCTGCACGGCAGGCTCAAGCCGCGGGAAAAGGAGGCCGTCATGGACGCCTTCGCCCGCGGCGAGGTGCAGCTGCTGGTGGCCACGACGGTGGTCGAGGTGGGGGTCGACGTGCCCAACGCCACAGCCATGGTCATCCACAACCCCGAGCGGTTCGGACTGGCCCAGCTGCACCAGCTGCGGGGCCGCATCGGGCGCGGCCGGCACCGCAGCCGCTGCTGGCTGCTCTGCGACCGCTACCTCGGCGAGGAGAGCTTCGCCCGCATCCGCTTCTTCGCCGACCACGCCGACGGATTCGCTCTAGCCGAAGAGGACCTGCGCCTGCGCGGACCCGGCGACGCGTGGGGGGTGCGCCAGAGCGGGGCGCCGGGTTTCCGGCTGGTCAACCCATTGCGGGACAAGGATCTGGTCAAGGTCTGCCGCGACGACGCCCGGGCCTTCCTGGCGGCCGATCCGGACCTGTCCAGCCCGGCGGGGCGGCTCATCGCCCAGGCCCTGCGGGAGACCTGCGGGCGGGCGCTGCCCCTGCAGGCGGGTTGACGGCCGCCGCCGGCCGTCTAGGCGACCGATCCGCTCCGGTACCGCGCGCTTAAATCCTGCAAAAAACCTTGCTTAATCGGCCGGATGCCGGTATATTCGGGCGGTCTCGGAGTCCCCCCAATCACCGGTGGACTGTTTGAGGTGGGTGTAAGCCCACTTTTTTTGTACGTGGAGGAACGACGGAATTGGCCGACGGCCGGCGCCCTGCAGCGGAGGGGACCCCGGGTGGGCGTCCCGAGCCGGGAGCCCAGCGCGCCCGGGTGCTCGCGCTGCTCGAGCCCGAGCTCGCGGCCGACGGGTTCGACCTGCTGGACGTGCGCATCTTCCAGGGCGGGGGCCGCTTCCAGGTGCGGATCTACGTCGATCTGATCGCTGAAGAGCCCGCCGCCGCCGACGACGATGCGGCCGACGCCGACGCCCCGCTGACGGGCATCTCCCTCGACGAGGTGGCGCGCGCCTCGCGCACCGCGGGCATGCTCCTCGAAGAGGCCGACCTCTTCGCCGACCGCTACGTCATCGAGGTGTCCTCGCCCGGGATCCGGCGGCCCCTGCGCACCGCGGACCATTTCCGGCGCGCGGTGGGGCAGCGGGTCGACCTGAAGCTCCGCGGCCGCATCCGGCTGCGCGGCGTGCTGCAGGGCGTGGGCGCCGACGCGCTCGACCTGACGGTGCCGGGCGGAGGCGGGGGCGCGGCTCCGACTGCGGCTTCGAGCGAGACTCCGACCGGATCTCCGACCGGAACTCCGACCGGAACTCCGACCGGAACTCCGACCGGAACTCCGACCACGACCCGGGTCGCCTTCGGGCAGATCCTCGAGGCGAACCTCGACCCGGATTTCGACGTGCAGGCGATCATCAACGCCGATCGCCGCGAGCGCAAGGAAACGAAGCGGCAGGAGCGTGCCGCGAAGAAGACGGGCCGCAAGAAGAGCCGGCCCAGGGACAAGCGGAAGACCGACGCGGGGCCGGCCGAAGGCTAGGACCCGACGACGCACCGGCCCCGGCCGGCGGGAGAACGCGCATGGATCACACCATCCTCAATGCCCTGAGTGAGATCACCAGGGAGAAGAACATCGACAAGAGCATCATCATCGAGTCGCTCGAGGCGGGGCTGCAGTCGGCCGCGCGCAAGAAGCTGGGTTCCGAGGCGAACATCGACGCCCGCGTGAACCTGGACACGGGCGAGATCGAGATCGAGCAGGTCAAGACCGTCGTCGAGGAGATCGACGACCCGGACACCGACATCGCGCTGGAGGAGGCGCAGATCGAGTTCGGGGACGAGGTCGAGGTCGGTGACGAGGTGCGGTGGGAACTGCCGGTGGCGGAGTTCGGACGCAACGCGATCCTGGTCGCCAAGCAGATCCTCGTGCAGAAGGTGCGCGAGGCCGAGCGGGCCCAGATCTTCGAGGAATACAAGGACCGCGTGAACGAGATCATCGTGGGCACCGTGCAGCAGGTCGACCGCGGCAACGTGCTGGTGAACCTCGGCCGCACCGAGGCCCTGATGCCCTACCGCGAGCAGATCCGCGGCGAGAAGCTGCACCAGGGCAAGTCGGTGCGCGCGTTCATCACCGAGGTGCTCGACAGCGCCAAGGGGCCGCAGGTCATCCTCTCGCGCAGCCATCCGGGCTTCCTGAAGTCGCTGTTCGAGCAGGAGGTGCCCGAGATCCAGGAGGGCATCGTCGAGATCAAGGCCGTGGCCCGCGAGCCGGGCACCCGCTCGAAGATCGCCGTCACCAGCCACGACGACCGCGTCGATCCGGTGGGCAGCTGCGTGGGCATGAAGGGCAGCCGCGTGCAGGCCGTCACCCGCGAGCTGGCCGGCGAGCGCGTCGACATCGTGCCCTGGAGCGCCGAGCCCAGCCTGCTGATCAGCCGCGCCCTGAGCCCGGCCATCGTCAGCAACATCATCCTGCACCGCGACCGCAACGAGGCGACCGTGGTGGTGAACGACGACCAGCTGAGCAAGGCCATCGGCAAGGAGGGCAAGAACGTCCGCCTCGCGGCCAAGCTCACCGAGTGGAAGATCGACCTGGTCAGCTCGCGCGAGTACTCGATCCGCGAGCGCGTGACCGCCGAGATGAGCATGAAGCTGGCCGAGATGGAGGGCGTGAGCGACGAACTGCTGGTCACCCTCGAGGCCAGCGGCCTGTTCACCATCGAGGACGTGGCCAACGCCGCGCTCGAGCAGCTGGCGCAGGTGCCGGGCCTGGACGAGGACTCGGCCGACGCCCTGCTCGCCACGGCCCAGGCGACCCACGCCGAGCTGACGCGCATGATCGCCAAGACCATCGCCGAGGAGCTCGAGAAGGACGCCGCCGACGAGCGCCCGCTCTTCGACGAGGAGGCCCTCGGCGACAGCGTCGTGGACGAGGAGTTCGCCGGGCTCGAGGGGCTCGACAACCTCGACGCCATGCGCGACGACGCGGCCCCGGCCAGCGCGGACGAGCTGTTCGGCGACCTGGGCGAAGCCGCCGGCGACGACGCCGGGGACGACGAGGAGAAGAAGGTCAATCCGTTCGCGGACGGCGAGCTGGACGACTAGATGGCCGTCGACGGACAGAAGCTGCTGGGTCTGCTCGGCCTGGCGCGGCGCGCCGGCAAGCTCGCCATGGGCTTCTCGGCGGTGGAACAGCTGGTCAAGCGCGGCGAGGCGCCGCTGGTCGTCGTGGCGGCCGGGGTCGGCGCGAGCCAACTGGGCAAGATCGAGCGGTGGGAACCGCTGCGGGGCCTGGTGAAGGACGCCTTGCCGGCGGAGGATCTGGCCCAGGCCATGGGGCGTGACAAGCTCGTGGTCGTGGGCGTTTGCGACCCTGGATTCATCAACGGAATCCAGAAACTGGTGGCTGGAGGTATCGGGTCTTGACGAGGAACCTGCGAGTGTACGAACTGGGTCGGCACTACGGCGTCGACAGCAAGCAGATCATGACCCTTCTGAAGAAGATGAAGGTCACGGTCAAGAGCCACATGAGCGTGGTGGAGGACGATGACGTGGACCGCATCCACGCCGTCTTCCAGCGCAAGCGTGAGCTCGCGCGGGAGAACTATGCCAAGGCCCACGGGCTGAACCCCGACCAGCTGAAGAACGTGGCGGCCCTCAAGCCCCTCGAACGCCCGCAGCCGGTCGAGGAGGAGAAGCCGAAGAAGAAGGCCACCAAGAAGAAGGCCGCCAAGAAGAAGGCGCCCGCCAAGCCGAAGGTGGTCGTGATCAAGAAGTCGGGCACCATGACCGCCGTGGCCAAGAAGGCCCAGGCGGCCAAGGAGGCCGAGGAGCAGGCCAAGGCCGAGGAGCAGGCGCGCCTCCGCGAGGAGAGCGAGCGCAAGGAGGCCGAACTGGCCGCCAAGCGCGAGGAGCACGCCAAGGCCCGCATCGTCAAGAACACCGCGGCCAAGCTGGTCAAGAAGGCCGACATCAAGCCCAAGGACGAGGCGCCCGCGACCGAGGAGGCGCCGGCCGAGGCCGCCGCCGAGGTGGTCGGCGCGCCGGTCGAGGCGCCCGAGGCGCCGGTGGTGGAGGCCGACGAGCCGGCGGCGCCCGAGGCGGCCGCGCCGGCCGCGGACGCGGCGGCTCCCGAGGACGCCGAGTCCGGCGGGGACGAGGGCGCCGGCGACGAGGACGCCGAGGCGGCGGAGCCCGTCGATCCGCTGGCCAACGTCGGCACCAAGAAGCACGACGGCTTCAAGGTCGGCGACATCATCCGGCCGGCACCGAAGATCAAACGCGACAAGGGCTTCGGGCCCGACAAGCCGGCGACCGAGGTGTCGAGCGAGTCGGTGCGCGATTCGATCCGCGCCGCGATCCAGCGCCGCAAGGACGAGGCCGAACTGCGCGACACGCCGTCGCGCCGCAAGCGGGCCCGCAAGAAGAAGAAGGTCGACCAGGCCGAGGTCGACAAGGCGCTCAAGCAGACCATCGCCCAGATGGGCGGCGCCACCGGCAAACGCAAGCAGCGCCGCAAGGGCGGGGGAGACGACGATTCCGTGGAAGTGGATGTGACCCTGCTGAAGCTGACCGAGTTCATCACCGTCCAGGAGCTGGCCGAGAAGCTGGGCGTCAGGCCCCAGGAGCTCATCGGCAAGCTCTTCGGAATGGGCATCATGGCCACCATCAACCAGCGCCTCGAGAAGGACCACATCGAGATGCTCGCCGCCGAGTACGACCGCGAGGTCGAGTTCCTCAGCGAGTACGGCGAGGAGGTGCTCGAGGAGAGCGACGAGGAGGTCGCCGAGGCCGACCTGACCGACCGCCCGCCGGTGGTCACGGTCATGGGCCACGTCGACCACGGCAAGACGTCGCTGCTCGACAGCATCCGCAAGACGAACGTCATCGCGGGCGAGGCCGGCGGCATCACCCAGCACATCGGCGCCTACACCGTGCAGACCGACGGCGGCCCGATCACCTTCCTGGACACCCCGGGTCACGCGGCCTTCACGGCCATGCGCGCCCGCGGCGCCCAGGTGACGGACATCGTCATCCTCATCGTCGCGGCCGACGACAGCGTCATGCCGCAGACGGTCGAGGCCATCAGCCACGCCAAGGCGGCCGGCGTGCCGATCATCGTGGCGGTGAACAAGATCGACCTGCCGGCGGCCAAGCCCGAGAAGGTCAAGCAGGAGCTGCTGCAGCACAGCGTCGTGGTCGAGGAGTTCGGCGGCGACGTGCTCTGCGCCGAGATCTCGGCCAAGAAGGGGCTGAACATCGAGCGGCTGCTCGAGCTGGTGCACCTGCAGAGCGAGGTGCTCGAGCTGAAGGCCAACCCCGAGGGCCGCGCGCGCGGCACCGTGGTCGAGGCCAAGAAGGAGCAGGGGCGCGGCGTCGTGTTCACGGTGCTGATCGACAAGGGCACCCTCGAGGTGGGCGACAACTTCCTGGTCGGCATGACCGAGGGCAAGGTGCGCGCGCTGCTCGACGAGCGCGGCAACGTGCTCGAGAAGGTCATGCCGGGCGAGCCCTGCGAGATCATGGGCGCCAACGATGTGCCCGAGGCCGGCGACCGCTTCTACGTGGTCAAGGACGAGCGCGAGGCGCGCGAGATGGCGAGCAACCGCCGCCGCCTGCAGCGCCAGCAGCAGATCGTCAAGCCGAAGCAGGTCATCGACCTGGACAACCTCGCGGAGATGAT is a window from the bacterium genome containing:
- a CDS encoding response regulator, which encodes MTDAAKPRILIVEDDPDLRTILKLQLHSEGYEVTEAGNGAEGFRSARENAPDMVILDLMMPVMDGFGFLKRVRSIMTMTEVPIMILTASEDERNKVRGFQYQADAYMNKPYDLDVLSAEVRRLLAVSTQPA
- a CDS encoding tetratricopeptide repeat protein — encoded protein: MRCDRVRPFAAVLPLLLGLSLLPAGPAAGQDDPAAPPAATATDDCSEGKALYRSARFPEARAALQRCLEANGPAVDVLLPLVVMGVQAGRLTEAVEYGAAAVETAPNDPEARYWYGRALLRAERPADAKAQWEAGLANGVDHVGLLEGLARLALAEGEPAKAYQLLTQMQRLGTDEPWLDRLMADIAAGKGLWTQSLGHLEAAMAREGGGSATDLLTASELSILAGRKEAAVGFCREAVAREPGAATYGGLGEAFFALEQVDSATVYLRRAIEQDPDNARFRFNLANALEVSGQVEEADYHFRVFLQQVPEDPVGHFNYGIHLEKMGRTAEALDEVSQAISLDPRMLTARVVRIQLLESLGRWDEALLDLGTLRDLDKANQADLAAWQDRLVAERDAALGQTNAGLVHLQHLVLGSADVVELVQKELAAGKDFTSLVVRFSSGPAAARGGDIGWVDPEQMLAPLGEAIAALGMNEISPPIESKGLYHIFKRIP
- a CDS encoding 50S ribosomal protein L28, whose translation is MSRKCSICSKGPQYGNRVSHAHNQTRHRWLPNLQKIRFEMDGKVQRGYVCTRCIRTGSVKKVV
- the recG gene encoding ATP-dependent DNA helicase RecG produces the protein MKPEFSLATPVQFLKSVGPARARALTRLGIATVGDLLAHYPRRYFDRTSCQPIGRARPGQEITVLGEVLTCSDRRTRRGGNLLTVTLGDDTGVVFCVWFNQKFLQQQFKPGRKVMASGVVQFHGGRPQLAHPDFEVLEAPPEGADATPGLHTGRMVPVYGLTAGIGQYWLRGLIDQALTRAEARHAESLPPELVRRHGFPGRGEALRNIHFPADRGALARATARLKYEELFAVQMLMALRRRAHRQEAGIRLDRPGDLTPRLVQGLPFELTGAQRRALKEILADLRSGRPMHRLLQGDVGSGKTLVALIAALFVIEQGHQAVLMAPTEVLARQHGRGVSGLCEQVGVTVETLTGSTPAAQRRAILAGVAAGEIDLLVGTHAVIQDDVRIPRLALAIVDEQHRFGVRQRGASGAAAETGLPAHLLVMSATPIPRSLSLTLYGDLDLSLIDELPAGRQPIETRLVREKDEDDVWEGCRREMAAGRQAYVISPVIEETEGQDLKAATVEFERLRDEVFPEFAVALLHGRLKPREKEAVMDAFARGEVQLLVATTVVEVGVDVPNATAMVIHNPERFGLAQLHQLRGRIGRGRHRSRCWLLCDRYLGEESFARIRFFADHADGFALAEEDLRLRGPGDAWGVRQSGAPGFRLVNPLRDKDLVKVCRDDARAFLAADPDLSSPAGRLIAQALRETCGRALPLQAG
- the nusA gene encoding transcription termination factor NusA; this encodes MDHTILNALSEITREKNIDKSIIIESLEAGLQSAARKKLGSEANIDARVNLDTGEIEIEQVKTVVEEIDDPDTDIALEEAQIEFGDEVEVGDEVRWELPVAEFGRNAILVAKQILVQKVREAERAQIFEEYKDRVNEIIVGTVQQVDRGNVLVNLGRTEALMPYREQIRGEKLHQGKSVRAFITEVLDSAKGPQVILSRSHPGFLKSLFEQEVPEIQEGIVEIKAVAREPGTRSKIAVTSHDDRVDPVGSCVGMKGSRVQAVTRELAGERVDIVPWSAEPSLLISRALSPAIVSNIILHRDRNEATVVVNDDQLSKAIGKEGKNVRLAAKLTEWKIDLVSSREYSIRERVTAEMSMKLAEMEGVSDELLVTLEASGLFTIEDVANAALEQLAQVPGLDEDSADALLATAQATHAELTRMIAKTIAEELEKDAADERPLFDEEALGDSVVDEEFAGLEGLDNLDAMRDDAAPASADELFGDLGEAAGDDAGDDEEKKVNPFADGELDD
- a CDS encoding ribosomal L7Ae/L30e/S12e/Gadd45 family protein; translation: MAVDGQKLLGLLGLARRAGKLAMGFSAVEQLVKRGEAPLVVVAAGVGASQLGKIERWEPLRGLVKDALPAEDLAQAMGRDKLVVVGVCDPGFINGIQKLVAGGIGS
- the infB gene encoding translation initiation factor IF-2 — its product is MTRNLRVYELGRHYGVDSKQIMTLLKKMKVTVKSHMSVVEDDDVDRIHAVFQRKRELARENYAKAHGLNPDQLKNVAALKPLERPQPVEEEKPKKKATKKKAAKKKAPAKPKVVVIKKSGTMTAVAKKAQAAKEAEEQAKAEEQARLREESERKEAELAAKREEHAKARIVKNTAAKLVKKADIKPKDEAPATEEAPAEAAAEVVGAPVEAPEAPVVEADEPAAPEAAAPAADAAAPEDAESGGDEGAGDEDAEAAEPVDPLANVGTKKHDGFKVGDIIRPAPKIKRDKGFGPDKPATEVSSESVRDSIRAAIQRRKDEAELRDTPSRRKRARKKKKVDQAEVDKALKQTIAQMGGATGKRKQRRKGGGDDDSVEVDVTLLKLTEFITVQELAEKLGVRPQELIGKLFGMGIMATINQRLEKDHIEMLAAEYDREVEFLSEYGEEVLEESDEEVAEADLTDRPPVVTVMGHVDHGKTSLLDSIRKTNVIAGEAGGITQHIGAYTVQTDGGPITFLDTPGHAAFTAMRARGAQVTDIVILIVAADDSVMPQTVEAISHAKAAGVPIIVAVNKIDLPAAKPEKVKQELLQHSVVVEEFGGDVLCAEISAKKGLNIERLLELVHLQSEVLELKANPEGRARGTVVEAKKEQGRGVVFTVLIDKGTLEVGDNFLVGMTEGKVRALLDERGNVLEKVMPGEPCEIMGANDVPEAGDRFYVVKDEREAREMASNRRRLQRQQQIVKPKQVIDLDNLAEMMSAGDLKELPIIIKGDVAGSVEALADQLMDIGTSEVQVKIVHKAVGAVSESDVLLAANTGAMIIGFHMRPGAAIRDLAKRHNVTIEVFDIIYEVVDTLKKSLAGLLGSIKREVSTGSASVRQVFTIPKVGQVAGSMVIGGTIKRNSMARLIRNEVVVFEGKVNSLKRFKDDVKEVLQGYECGIGLENFYDIQEGDVLECYEIEEVERTEL